Proteins encoded in a region of the Pseudomonas syringae KCTC 12500 genome:
- the eno gene encoding phosphopyruvate hydratase produces the protein MAKIVDIKGREVLDSRGNPTVEADVLLDNGIIGSACAPSGASTGSREALELRDGDKSRYMGKGVLKAVANINGPIRDLLLGKDPVDQKALDHAMIELDGTENKASLGANAILAVSLAAAKAAAQDQDLPLYAHIANLNGTPGVYSMPVPMMNIINGGEHADNNIDIQEFMIQPVGAKSFAEGLRWGTEIFHHLKAVLKARGLNTAVGDEGGFAPNLASNKEALDAIAEAVANAGYTLGTDVTLALDCAASEFYKNGKYKLSEEGEYSSAEFAEYLAELTRKHPIISIEDGLDESDWDGWKILTDKIGEKTQLVGDDLFVTNTKILKEGIDKKIANSILIKFNQIGTLTETLEAIQMAKAAGYTAIISHRSGETEDSTIADLAVGTSAGQIKTGSLCRSDRVSKYNQLLRIEEQLGSKAVYRGRAEFRG, from the coding sequence ATGGCAAAAATCGTCGACATCAAAGGTCGTGAAGTTCTCGACTCCCGTGGCAATCCCACCGTAGAAGCAGATGTGCTCCTCGATAACGGCATCATCGGCAGCGCCTGTGCGCCGTCCGGGGCCTCAACCGGCTCGCGCGAAGCGCTGGAGCTGCGTGATGGCGACAAGAGCCGTTACATGGGCAAGGGCGTTCTGAAAGCTGTGGCCAACATCAATGGCCCTATCCGTGACCTGCTGCTGGGCAAGGACCCGGTTGACCAGAAGGCGCTGGATCACGCGATGATCGAGCTGGACGGCACCGAAAACAAGGCAAGCCTGGGCGCAAACGCCATCCTCGCGGTCTCCCTGGCAGCTGCCAAGGCCGCCGCACAGGATCAGGACCTGCCGCTGTACGCGCACATCGCCAACCTCAATGGCACACCGGGCGTGTATTCCATGCCGGTGCCGATGATGAACATCATCAACGGTGGCGAGCATGCCGATAACAATATCGACATCCAGGAATTCATGATCCAGCCTGTCGGCGCCAAATCCTTCGCTGAAGGCCTGCGCTGGGGCACCGAGATTTTCCATCACCTCAAGGCTGTACTCAAAGCGCGTGGCCTGAACACCGCAGTGGGTGACGAAGGTGGCTTCGCGCCCAACCTGGCGTCCAACAAGGAAGCGCTCGACGCTATCGCCGAGGCGGTTGCCAATGCGGGTTACACGCTGGGCACCGACGTGACCCTGGCGCTGGACTGCGCAGCGAGCGAGTTCTACAAGAACGGCAAGTACAAGCTGAGCGAAGAGGGCGAATACAGCTCTGCCGAGTTCGCCGAATACCTTGCCGAGCTGACTCGCAAGCACCCGATCATTTCCATCGAAGACGGTCTGGACGAGTCCGATTGGGATGGCTGGAAAATCCTCACCGACAAGATCGGCGAGAAAACCCAGCTGGTAGGTGACGACCTGTTCGTGACCAACACCAAGATCCTCAAGGAAGGCATCGACAAGAAGATCGCCAACTCGATCCTGATCAAGTTCAACCAGATCGGTACGCTGACCGAAACCCTGGAAGCCATTCAGATGGCCAAGGCTGCCGGTTACACGGCAATCATCTCTCACCGTTCCGGCGAGACCGAAGATTCGACCATTGCTGACCTGGCTGTGGGCACCTCTGCTGGTCAGATCAAAACCGGTTCGCTGTGCCGCTCCGACCGCGTGTCCAAGTACAACCAATTGCTGCGCATCGAGGAGCAATTGGGCTCCAAGGCTGTGTATCGTGGTCGTGCCGAGTTTCGCGGCTGA
- the ftsB gene encoding cell division protein FtsB, with protein MRSPNWLFLVLLLLLAGLQYRLWVGNGSLAQVASLTQQIADQHAENQVLLERNRVLDAEVMELKKGLETVEERARHELGMVKDGETLYQLAQ; from the coding sequence ATGCGCAGTCCTAACTGGTTGTTCCTCGTCCTGCTCCTGTTGCTGGCTGGCTTGCAGTACCGCCTTTGGGTCGGTAACGGAAGCCTCGCGCAAGTGGCCAGCCTGACTCAGCAGATTGCCGACCAGCACGCTGAAAATCAGGTGCTGCTCGAGCGCAACCGCGTGCTCGATGCCGAGGTCATGGAGTTGAAAAAGGGTCTGGAAACCGTCGAAGAGCGTGCCCGACATGAATTGGGCATGGTCAAGGACGGCGAAACCCTTTACCAGCTCGCGCAATAA
- the ispD gene encoding 2-C-methyl-D-erythritol 4-phosphate cytidylyltransferase has translation MKDFLPAFWAVIPAAGIGARMAADRPKQYLPLGGLTILEHSLLCFLDHPRLKGLVISLAVDDPYWAALPCAHDTRIQRVDGGIERSGSVLNALLHLHAQGASDNDWVLVHDAARPNLARSDLDNLLGELADDPVGGLLAVPARDTLKRADSSGRVLETVDRSLIWQAFTPQMFRLGALHRALADSLVSNVSITDEASAIEWAGQSPRLIEGRSDNIKVTRPEDLEWLRQRRSEFGR, from the coding sequence ATGAAAGACTTTCTTCCTGCCTTCTGGGCAGTGATACCTGCAGCGGGCATTGGTGCTCGCATGGCAGCCGACCGTCCCAAGCAGTACCTGCCACTGGGCGGCCTGACAATTCTGGAACACAGCCTGCTTTGCTTTCTCGATCACCCCCGGCTCAAGGGGCTGGTGATCAGTCTGGCTGTGGACGACCCTTACTGGGCTGCATTGCCCTGCGCGCATGACACTCGCATTCAGCGCGTGGACGGCGGCATCGAGCGCTCAGGCTCGGTGCTCAATGCGCTTCTGCACCTGCATGCGCAGGGCGCCAGTGACAATGACTGGGTGCTGGTTCATGACGCTGCGCGTCCGAACCTGGCGCGCAGTGATCTGGACAATCTGCTCGGCGAACTGGCCGATGATCCTGTTGGCGGCCTGCTGGCCGTGCCGGCCCGCGATACGCTCAAGCGTGCCGACAGCAGCGGTCGTGTGCTGGAAACAGTGGATCGCAGCCTGATCTGGCAAGCCTTCACGCCGCAGATGTTTCGTCTTGGGGCCCTGCATCGCGCCCTGGCGGACAGCCTGGTCTCTAACGTCAGCATCACCGATGAGGCATCGGCCATCGAGTGGGCGGGGCAATCTCCACGCCTGATCGAGGGACGCTCAGACAACATCAAGGTCACGCGCCCGGAAGACCTGGAATGGCTGCGCCAGCGCCGCAGCGAGTTCGGGCGCTAG
- a CDS encoding LysR family transcriptional regulator codes for MYTNRWEGLDEFVAVAECGQFTAAALRLGVSSSHVSRQIVRLEERLQTRLLYRSTRKVALTEAGQTFLHHCQRLQDGREEALRAVGDLASEPKGLLRMTCAVAYGERFITPLVTRFMDLYPHLRVDIELSNETLDLVHEGMDLAIRLGRLQDSRLVATRLAPRQMYLCASPSYIERYGRPHSLSELNRHNCLIGGSDTWQLQQNGREFSQRVQGNWRCNSGQAVLDAALHGVGLCQLPDYYVQKHLNDGTLISLLEAHQPPNTAVWGLYPQQRHLSPKVRKLVDYLKEGLAMRDEYRQ; via the coding sequence ATGTACACCAATCGTTGGGAAGGTCTGGATGAGTTCGTTGCCGTCGCGGAATGCGGGCAGTTCACCGCCGCGGCTCTGCGGCTCGGGGTCTCCTCGTCGCATGTCAGCCGTCAGATCGTGCGCCTTGAAGAACGCCTGCAGACTCGTCTGCTCTACCGCAGTACCCGCAAGGTCGCGCTCACCGAAGCCGGTCAGACCTTTCTGCATCACTGCCAGCGCCTGCAGGACGGCCGCGAAGAAGCACTGCGCGCGGTGGGCGATCTGGCCAGCGAACCGAAGGGGTTGTTGCGCATGACCTGCGCCGTGGCCTATGGCGAGCGCTTCATCACGCCGCTGGTCACACGCTTCATGGACCTGTACCCGCACCTGCGGGTCGATATCGAGCTGAGCAATGAAACGCTGGACCTGGTTCATGAAGGCATGGACCTGGCGATTCGTCTTGGCCGGTTACAGGATTCGCGCCTGGTCGCAACCCGCCTTGCGCCACGGCAGATGTACCTGTGCGCCTCGCCGTCCTACATCGAGCGTTACGGCAGGCCGCACAGCCTTTCGGAACTCAATCGCCATAATTGCCTGATCGGAGGCAGCGATACCTGGCAGCTCCAGCAGAACGGGCGTGAATTTTCACAGCGCGTGCAAGGCAACTGGCGCTGTAACAGCGGCCAGGCCGTGCTGGATGCCGCGTTGCATGGCGTGGGTTTGTGTCAGTTGCCGGATTACTACGTGCAGAAACATCTCAACGACGGCACGCTGATCTCATTGCTGGAGGCGCATCAACCGCCCAACACGGCCGTGTGGGGGCTCTATCCGCAGCAAAGGCACCTGTCACCCAAGGTGCGCAAGCTGGTGGATTATCTCAAGGAAGGCTTGGCGATGAGGGATGAGTACCGCCAGTAG
- a CDS encoding S-(hydroxymethyl)glutathione dehydrogenase/class III alcohol dehydrogenase: MIKSRAAVAFEAKKPLEIVEVDVAMPKAGEVLLRVVASGVCHTDAYTLSGADPEGIFPSILGHEGGAIVEAVGEGVTSVVVGDHVIPLYTPECRQCKFCRSGKTNLCQAIRTTQGKGLMPDGTTRFSYKGEPIFHYMGTSTFSEYTVLPEISVAKIDKQAPLEKVCLLGCGVTTGIGAVLNTAKVKPGDTVAIFGLGGIGLSALIGAVKAKAARIIAIDINPAKFEIAKQLGATDCVNPKDFDRPIQEVIVDMTDGGVDFSFECIGNVQLMRAALESCHKGWGESVIIGVAGAGQEIATRPFQLVTGRVWRGSAFGGVRGRTELPSYVDMAQTGEIPLDTFITHTMGLEDINKAFDLMHEGKSIRTVIHF; the protein is encoded by the coding sequence ATGATCAAGTCGCGCGCTGCTGTCGCTTTTGAAGCCAAAAAGCCATTGGAGATCGTTGAAGTCGATGTGGCCATGCCCAAGGCGGGAGAAGTGCTGCTCAGAGTAGTGGCCTCCGGCGTCTGCCACACCGATGCCTACACACTGTCCGGGGCTGACCCTGAAGGGATCTTTCCATCGATCCTCGGCCACGAAGGTGGTGCGATTGTCGAGGCGGTGGGTGAGGGCGTGACCTCGGTGGTGGTCGGCGATCACGTGATTCCGCTGTACACCCCGGAATGCCGTCAGTGCAAGTTCTGCCGCTCGGGCAAGACCAACCTGTGCCAGGCGATTCGTACCACTCAGGGTAAAGGCCTGATGCCCGATGGTACTACGCGTTTTTCCTACAAGGGCGAGCCAATTTTCCACTACATGGGCACCTCGACCTTCTCCGAATACACCGTACTGCCGGAAATCTCGGTGGCCAAAATCGACAAGCAGGCACCGCTGGAAAAAGTCTGCCTGCTGGGTTGCGGTGTCACCACCGGTATCGGTGCGGTGCTCAACACCGCCAAGGTCAAGCCTGGCGATACCGTAGCCATCTTCGGTCTGGGCGGTATTGGCCTCTCTGCATTGATCGGTGCGGTCAAAGCCAAGGCGGCTCGCATCATCGCCATCGACATCAACCCTGCCAAGTTCGAGATCGCCAAACAGCTGGGCGCGACTGATTGCGTCAATCCGAAGGATTTCGACCGTCCGATCCAGGAAGTCATCGTCGACATGACCGATGGCGGCGTCGACTTCTCGTTTGAGTGCATCGGTAATGTGCAACTGATGCGTGCAGCGCTGGAATCCTGCCACAAGGGCTGGGGCGAGTCGGTCATCATCGGCGTGGCCGGTGCCGGTCAGGAAATCGCTACCCGTCCGTTCCAGCTGGTGACCGGGCGCGTCTGGCGCGGTTCGGCGTTTGGCGGCGTGCGTGGCCGTACCGAATTGCCGAGCTATGTGGACATGGCGCAGACCGGTGAAATCCCGCTGGATACGTTCATCACCCACACCATGGGCCTGGAAGACATCAACAAGGCGTTCGACCTGATGCATGAAGGCAAAAGCATCCGCACGGTCATTCATTTTTAA
- the fghA gene encoding S-formylglutathione hydrolase, producing MPLENISCQKSFGGWHKRYKHHSQVLGCDMVFAVYLPPQAEQGGKLPVLYWLSGLTCTDENFMQKAAAHRLAAELGIIIVAPDTSPRGADVADDPDGAWDFGQGAGFYLNATEQPYARHYQMHDYVVKELPALIEGHFPASQVRSISGHSMGGHGALVCALRNPGRYRSVSAFSPISNPIDCPWGQKAFSRYLGEDRSRWREWDASVLIAQASEKLPTLVDQGDRDDFLVNQLKPEVLVQAAKTADYPLTLRMQPGYDHSYFFIASFIEDHLRHHAAALNS from the coding sequence ATGCCTTTGGAAAATATTTCCTGCCAAAAGAGCTTCGGCGGCTGGCACAAGCGCTACAAGCACCATTCTCAGGTGCTCGGTTGTGACATGGTGTTTGCCGTCTATCTGCCGCCACAGGCGGAGCAGGGCGGCAAGCTGCCGGTGTTGTACTGGCTGTCCGGCCTGACCTGCACGGATGAAAACTTCATGCAGAAAGCCGCCGCCCATCGACTGGCGGCCGAGCTGGGCATCATCATCGTAGCGCCTGATACCAGTCCGCGCGGTGCTGACGTGGCAGATGACCCTGACGGCGCCTGGGACTTCGGTCAAGGCGCGGGCTTCTACCTCAACGCCACCGAGCAGCCTTACGCGCGGCATTACCAAATGCATGATTACGTGGTCAAGGAACTGCCGGCGCTGATCGAGGGGCATTTCCCGGCGTCACAGGTGCGCAGCATCAGCGGGCACTCGATGGGCGGTCACGGCGCGCTGGTCTGCGCATTGCGCAATCCAGGTCGCTATCGGTCGGTATCCGCGTTCTCGCCGATCAGTAATCCGATCGATTGCCCGTGGGGGCAAAAGGCATTTTCCCGTTATCTGGGCGAAGACCGTTCTCGCTGGCGCGAGTGGGATGCCAGCGTGCTGATTGCGCAGGCGTCCGAAAAGCTGCCGACCCTGGTCGATCAGGGCGATCGTGATGATTTTCTGGTCAACCAGCTCAAACCCGAGGTGCTGGTTCAGGCGGCCAAGACTGCGGACTACCCGCTGACCCTGCGCATGCAGCCAGGTTACGACCACAGCTATTTCTTCATCGCCAGCTTCATCGAAGACCATCTCAGGCATCACGCAGCAGCCTTGAACAGCTAA
- the ispF gene encoding 2-C-methyl-D-erythritol 2,4-cyclodiphosphate synthase gives MRIGHGFDVHRFAEGDFITLGGVRIAHGFGLLAHSDGDVLLHALSDALLGAAALGDIGKHFPDTDPQFKGADSRVLLRHVLTLIHGKGWQVGNVDATIVAQAPKMAPHIDAMRALIAADLQVELDQVNVKATTTEKLGFTGREEGIAVHAVALLLRA, from the coding sequence ATGCGTATTGGCCATGGCTTTGATGTGCACCGTTTCGCTGAAGGCGACTTCATTACCTTGGGCGGCGTGCGGATTGCACACGGGTTCGGTCTGCTGGCCCATTCCGATGGCGATGTCCTGCTGCATGCCTTGAGCGACGCGCTTCTGGGTGCCGCAGCGCTGGGCGATATCGGCAAGCACTTTCCCGACACGGATCCGCAGTTCAAGGGCGCCGACAGTCGCGTGCTGCTGCGTCATGTCCTTACGTTGATTCATGGCAAAGGCTGGCAGGTCGGTAATGTCGACGCCACCATCGTCGCTCAGGCACCGAAAATGGCGCCGCACATCGATGCCATGCGTGCATTGATCGCTGCAGACCTTCAGGTTGAGCTGGACCAGGTCAACGTCAAGGCCACGACGACTGAAAAGCTTGGCTTTACCGGGCGTGAAGAAGGCATCGCGGTGCATGCCGTTGCATTGTTGCTGCGCGCATGA
- the truD gene encoding tRNA pseudouridine(13) synthase TruD: protein MNERELLGPRAYGEALGRAVLKATAEDFQVDEVLDIPLSGDGEHLWLWVEKRGLNTEEAARRLARAAGVQLRTVSYAGLKDRQALTRQWFSIQLPGKADPDLSAAQDDTLQILKSGRHKRKLQRGAHAANGFTLRLTQLDADKGALNQRLETIARQGIPNYFGTQRFGYQGGNLGEARDYAARKALPEQRAVRSRLLSTARSYLFNRVLAARVVDGSWQKAQVGDLLAFTDSRSFFPAGVDECSDPRLAILDLHPTGPQWGEGPSPAGGATAALENTVADDESVLRDWLVRAGMEHERRILRLPIGRLTWHYPESDILQLEFVLPPGCFATVLVRELIDLVPVGQTDSSCVF, encoded by the coding sequence ATGAATGAACGTGAACTGCTGGGCCCGCGAGCTTACGGCGAGGCATTGGGGCGTGCAGTCCTCAAAGCGACTGCCGAAGACTTTCAGGTCGACGAAGTGCTGGACATTCCGCTTTCCGGGGATGGCGAGCACTTGTGGCTATGGGTCGAGAAACGCGGTCTGAACACGGAAGAGGCGGCCCGCCGACTGGCCAGGGCTGCGGGCGTCCAACTGCGCACAGTCAGCTATGCCGGGCTCAAGGATCGTCAGGCACTGACCCGCCAGTGGTTCAGCATTCAATTGCCTGGCAAGGCCGATCCTGACCTGTCCGCTGCGCAGGACGACACGCTGCAGATTCTCAAGAGCGGCCGCCACAAACGCAAACTGCAACGCGGCGCCCATGCGGCCAATGGCTTCACGCTGCGTCTGACCCAGCTGGATGCAGACAAGGGCGCCTTGAATCAGCGTCTTGAAACCATCGCTCGGCAGGGCATTCCCAATTATTTCGGCACGCAGCGTTTCGGTTATCAGGGCGGAAATCTTGGCGAGGCACGCGATTACGCCGCCCGCAAGGCGCTGCCTGAGCAACGCGCGGTGCGTTCGCGACTGTTGTCCACGGCGCGCAGTTACCTGTTCAATCGGGTGCTGGCCGCTCGGGTTGTCGATGGCAGCTGGCAGAAGGCTCAGGTCGGTGATTTGCTCGCGTTCACCGACAGCCGCAGCTTTTTCCCGGCCGGGGTGGATGAATGCAGCGATCCTCGTCTGGCGATCCTCGATCTGCACCCCACCGGACCTCAATGGGGTGAAGGCCCTTCGCCAGCTGGCGGTGCGACGGCAGCGCTGGAAAATACCGTTGCCGACGACGAATCTGTATTGCGTGACTGGCTGGTCAGAGCGGGCATGGAGCACGAACGTCGCATCCTGCGACTGCCCATTGGGCGGCTGACGTGGCATTATCCCGAGTCTGACATTCTGCAACTGGAATTCGTCCTTCCGCCCGGATGTTTCGCGACCGTTTTGGTCCGCGAACTCATCGATCTGGTGCCGGTTGGGCAGACGGACAGCTCATGCGTATTCTGA
- the surE gene encoding 5'/3'-nucleotidase SurE: protein MRILISNDDGVNAPGLVALHAALANYADCVVIAPDQDKSGASSSLTLDRPLHPHTLENGFISVNGTPTDCVHLGIHGLLERQPDMVVSGINLGANLGDDVLYSGTVAAALEGRFLQRPSFAFSFLSRQPDNLATAAHYARLLVEAHEQLDLPPRTVLNVNIPNLPLEHIRGIQLTRLGHRARAAAPIRVVDPRGRAGYWIAAAGDVEDGGAGTDFHAVVQGYVSITPLQLDRTYQDGFSSLNTWLEGLR, encoded by the coding sequence ATGCGTATTCTGATATCAAATGATGACGGGGTGAATGCGCCCGGTCTTGTCGCGCTCCATGCGGCGTTGGCGAACTACGCCGACTGCGTGGTGATTGCGCCTGATCAGGACAAAAGTGGTGCCAGCAGTTCTCTGACACTCGACCGGCCCTTGCATCCGCACACCCTGGAAAATGGCTTCATCAGTGTCAACGGTACGCCCACCGACTGCGTGCATCTGGGCATTCACGGGCTACTGGAACGTCAACCGGACATGGTGGTTTCAGGCATCAACCTGGGGGCCAATCTGGGCGACGATGTACTGTATTCCGGAACGGTCGCTGCAGCCCTTGAAGGGCGTTTTCTGCAGCGCCCGTCGTTTGCCTTTTCGTTTCTGTCACGTCAGCCGGATAATCTGGCGACGGCGGCGCATTACGCGCGCTTGCTGGTCGAGGCCCATGAGCAACTCGACCTGCCACCCCGCACGGTATTGAACGTGAATATTCCCAACCTGCCGCTCGAGCATATCCGCGGCATTCAATTGACCCGATTGGGGCATCGTGCCCGCGCTGCGGCACCGATCAGAGTCGTCGATCCGCGTGGCCGCGCCGGCTACTGGATCGCTGCTGCAGGCGACGTCGAGGACGGCGGTGCCGGGACCGACTTTCATGCGGTCGTACAAGGCTACGTATCGATCACGCCGTTGCAGCTGGATAGAACCTATCAGGACGGATTCAGCAGCCTGAACACTTGGCTGGAGGGACTTCGTTGA
- a CDS encoding protein-L-isoaspartate(D-aspartate) O-methyltransferase produces the protein MTSQRTRERLIQRLCEEGISNQRVLDVIRKTPRHLFVDEALAHRAYEDTALPIGHNQTISQPYMVARMSELLLAAGPLDKVMEIGTGSGYQTAVLAQLVERVFSVERIKVLQDRAKERLVELNLRNVVFRWGDGWEGWPALAPYNGIIVTAVATDVPQALLDQLAPGGRLVIPVGSGEVQQLMLIIREENGFSRHVLGAVRFVPLLNGPIA, from the coding sequence ATGACGTCGCAGCGTACCCGCGAGCGTCTGATTCAACGCCTCTGCGAAGAGGGCATTTCCAACCAGCGGGTACTGGACGTCATTCGCAAGACGCCCAGGCATCTGTTTGTCGATGAAGCGCTGGCGCATCGCGCCTACGAAGACACCGCATTGCCCATCGGCCACAACCAGACTATTTCCCAGCCTTACATGGTCGCGCGGATGAGCGAGTTGCTGTTGGCAGCCGGGCCGCTGGACAAGGTCATGGAGATCGGTACAGGGTCCGGCTATCAGACTGCTGTGCTGGCGCAGCTGGTAGAACGAGTGTTTTCGGTAGAGCGCATCAAGGTGCTTCAGGATCGCGCCAAGGAGCGTCTGGTCGAGCTCAATCTGCGCAACGTGGTGTTCCGTTGGGGTGACGGTTGGGAAGGCTGGCCTGCACTGGCGCCGTATAACGGCATCATCGTTACGGCGGTGGCCACCGATGTGCCGCAGGCATTGCTCGATCAACTGGCACCGGGAGGCCGATTGGTCATCCCCGTGGGCTCGGGAGAGGTTCAGCAGTTGATGCTGATCATTCGTGAAGAAAACGGTTTTTCCCGACATGTGCTGGGGGCTGTGCGCTTCGTGCCACTGCTCAATGGACCCATCGCTTGA
- a CDS encoding peptidoglycan DD-metalloendopeptidase family protein: MSLTVIQQLRSSRSYQRLVIGIALSVLLVGCSSSPSGGVRVVDRNGNAVAQRPTVTTGQYVVRRGDTLFSIAFRYGWDWKALAARNQIPEPFTIKPGQTIRFDGRSSSTPSVASTSGAGRPVTSTSTTTSSSGSVKTTVMSKPVAVVPVVIPPSATTGTGPAGKSPTGWTWPSSGILIGKFSSNGSLNKGIDIAGDLGQPVLAASDGSVVYAGSGLRGYGELIIIKHSDTYVSAYGHNRRLLVREGQQVKAGQTIAEMGSTGTDRVKLHFEIRRQGKPVDPLGFLPRR, translated from the coding sequence GTGAGTCTCACAGTCATTCAGCAGCTCAGGTCTTCAAGAAGTTATCAGCGTCTGGTGATTGGCATTGCTCTCAGTGTCCTTTTGGTCGGCTGCTCCAGCTCGCCTTCAGGCGGCGTTCGCGTCGTTGATCGCAACGGCAACGCCGTGGCCCAGCGCCCGACAGTGACCACTGGCCAATATGTGGTCAGGCGCGGCGATACGCTTTTTTCCATTGCATTTCGATACGGCTGGGACTGGAAGGCGCTGGCTGCACGCAACCAGATCCCGGAGCCGTTTACCATCAAGCCAGGTCAGACAATTCGCTTTGACGGGCGCTCCTCTTCAACGCCGAGCGTGGCTTCAACGTCGGGCGCCGGGCGTCCAGTGACGTCCACATCGACCACCACCAGCAGCTCCGGATCCGTCAAAACCACGGTCATGTCCAAACCTGTTGCGGTTGTACCTGTGGTTATACCGCCGTCGGCGACCACCGGGACAGGCCCGGCCGGCAAGTCTCCGACGGGTTGGACCTGGCCTTCGAGTGGCATTTTGATAGGAAAATTTTCCTCAAACGGCAGTTTGAATAAAGGAATTGATATCGCTGGTGATTTGGGACAGCCTGTTTTGGCAGCGTCTGATGGTTCAGTTGTTTACGCCGGAAGTGGATTACGGGGCTACGGCGAATTGATCATCATCAAACACAGCGATACCTACGTCAGTGCCTACGGTCATAACCGCAGGCTTTTGGTACGGGAAGGACAACAGGTCAAGGCAGGGCAGACGATTGCCGAAATGGGGTCAACAGGAACTGACCGGGTGAAACTGCATTTTGAGATTCGCCGCCAAGGGAAACCCGTAGATCCGTTAGGATTCTTGCCACGTCGTTGA
- the rpoS gene encoding RNA polymerase sigma factor RpoS has protein sequence MALGNEAPEFDIDDEVLLMEAGIVLKEASNEKQPAAVSGRTKVKHSTSLKQHKYIDYTRALDATQLYLNEIGFSPLLSPEEEVHFARLSQSGDPAGRKRMIESNLRLVVKIARRYVNRGLSLLDLIEEGNLGLIRAVEKFDPERGFRFSTYATWWIRQTIERAIMNQTRTIRLPIHVVKELNVYLRAARELTQKLDHEPSPEEIANLLEKPVGEVKRMLGLNERVSSVDVSLGPDSDKTLLDTLTDDRPTDPCELLQDDDLSQSIDQWLSELTEKQREVVIRRFGLRGHESSTLEDVGLEIGLTRERVRQIQVEGLKRLREILEKNGLSSESLFQ, from the coding sequence ATGGCTCTTGGCAACGAAGCGCCGGAGTTTGACATCGATGATGAAGTGCTCCTTATGGAAGCCGGCATTGTCCTGAAGGAAGCGTCAAACGAGAAGCAGCCAGCCGCTGTCTCGGGACGTACCAAGGTCAAGCATTCAACATCGCTCAAACAACACAAGTACATTGACTACACGCGGGCGCTCGACGCTACCCAGCTGTACCTCAATGAAATCGGTTTTTCTCCTCTATTGTCCCCGGAAGAAGAAGTTCATTTTGCGCGCCTGTCGCAAAGTGGAGACCCGGCCGGGCGCAAACGCATGATTGAAAGCAATCTGCGGCTGGTAGTGAAAATTGCCAGACGCTATGTCAATCGTGGGCTGTCATTGCTTGATCTGATCGAGGAGGGCAACCTGGGGTTGATCAGGGCGGTCGAGAAGTTCGACCCGGAGCGCGGCTTTCGTTTCTCTACCTACGCCACCTGGTGGATTCGTCAGACCATCGAACGCGCTATCATGAATCAGACACGGACCATCCGACTGCCGATTCATGTGGTCAAGGAGCTGAACGTTTACCTGCGTGCGGCCAGAGAGCTGACCCAGAAGCTGGATCACGAACCTTCTCCTGAAGAGATCGCCAACCTGCTGGAAAAACCGGTAGGCGAGGTCAAGCGCATGCTGGGCCTCAACGAGCGTGTCTCGTCAGTGGACGTTTCGCTAGGACCGGATTCGGACAAGACGCTGCTTGATACGTTGACCGACGACCGTCCGACAGACCCCTGTGAGCTGCTGCAGGACGACGATCTCTCACAGAGCATCGATCAATGGTTGTCTGAACTGACCGAGAAGCAGCGCGAGGTAGTGATTCGCCGCTTTGGCTTGCGCGGGCATGAAAGCAGCACGCTTGAAGATGTAGGGCTTGAAATCGGTCTGACGCGTGAGCGTGTAAGGCAGATTCAGGTCGAAGGACTCAAGCGCCTGCGCGAGATCCTCGAGAAAAACGGTCTGTCCAGCGAGTCTCTCTTCCAGTAG
- the fdxA gene encoding ferredoxin FdxA yields the protein MTFVVTDNCIKCKYTDCVEVCPVDCFYEGPNFLVIHPDECIDCALCEPECPAVAIYSEDEIPAGMENFIELNAELAEVWPNITEKKDAMPDAAEWDGKTGKIAELER from the coding sequence ATGACCTTCGTCGTCACCGACAACTGCATCAAGTGCAAGTACACCGACTGCGTAGAAGTCTGTCCGGTGGACTGCTTTTACGAAGGCCCGAATTTCCTGGTGATCCACCCGGACGAGTGCATCGACTGCGCGCTCTGCGAGCCAGAGTGCCCTGCCGTAGCCATTTACTCGGAAGATGAGATCCCTGCCGGCATGGAAAACTTCATCGAGCTCAATGCCGAGCTTGCCGAAGTCTGGCCCAACATCACCGAAAAGAAAGACGCTATGCCGGATGCGGCAGAGTGGGATGGCAAAACCGGCAAGATCGCTGAACTGGAACGCTAG